In a genomic window of Nitrospinota bacterium:
- the nuoK gene encoding NADH-quinone oxidoreductase subunit NuoK, which yields MLEDTVPLSHYLMLSATLFVIGIVGVLIRRNVIVVFMSIEIMLNAVNISLIAFDHFMNLSSGQIFSFMVMCVAAAEVSVGLAIIIALHRNKPTVNLDEFNLLKW from the coding sequence ATGCTAGAAGATACTGTTCCTTTATCTCATTACTTGATGTTAAGCGCGACCCTGTTCGTGATCGGCATTGTTGGCGTCCTCATTCGCAGGAACGTCATTGTTGTATTTATGTCCATAGAGATCATGTTGAACGCAGTGAATATTTCGCTGATCGCGTTCGACCATTTCATGAATCTTTCGAGCGGGCAAATTTTTAGTTTTATGGTGATGTGTGTGGCCGCTGCCGAAGTTTCGGTCGGACTGGCTATTATCATTGCCTTGCATCGGAATAAACCGACTGTCAACCTGGATGAGTTTAACCTGTTAAAGTGGTAG
- a CDS encoding NADH-quinone oxidoreductase subunit J: MELLIFYPLAGLCVVLALGVVFNNSPVGSAISLIGMMLGLAGIFVLQQAHFIAILQIIIYAGAIMVLFMFVIMLLNLKKGDDKGWIAREQNLLLSVLTGLLAIGILYKISDIILGAEMGAPAILPDSFGTVAEVGETLFTDFVLPFEVASILLLAAMVGAVVLAKTKLD; this comes from the coding sequence ATGGAACTACTGATTTTTTATCCACTGGCCGGGCTTTGTGTAGTGCTTGCCCTGGGCGTTGTTTTTAACAATAGCCCGGTAGGATCTGCCATATCACTGATCGGAATGATGTTGGGCCTTGCAGGAATTTTTGTTCTGCAACAGGCACACTTCATTGCCATTTTGCAGATCATCATTTATGCCGGTGCGATCATGGTTCTATTTATGTTCGTGATCATGCTCTTGAACCTGAAAAAGGGTGATGACAAAGGCTGGATAGCAAGAGAACAAAATTTGTTGCTCTCGGTTTTAACCGGGCTGCTTGCAATAGGAATTTTATATAAAATTTCGGATATTATTCTAGGCGCAGAGATGGGCGCACCGGCTATCCTTCCGGATAGTTTTGGCACGGTAGCAGAAGTTGGTGAAACCTTGTTTACTGACTTCGTATTACCTTTCGAAGTGGCATCAATACTTTTACTTGCGGCGATGGTCGGGGCCGTTGTCCTGGCTAAAACCAAATTGGACTGA
- a CDS encoding NADH-quinone oxidoreductase subunit I, translating to MAYYVNRRSEMTWWEKSYIPEILKGMWLTSRRFFHNLFGFIPFFLGTEKDRRIMTVYYPEEQVEYPVAYRGRPVLAQNEDGHPACVACGLCEIACPAYCIHIEPGQNTGKQNQYERWPDVFNIDYAICIFCGNCEEACPEEAIFMSDDCEISMLDRKKMLYTKEQLLTPVADLQKRIEFTRNMYAKWNY from the coding sequence ATGGCTTACTATGTAAATAGAAGATCAGAAATGACATGGTGGGAGAAGTCTTATATCCCCGAAATATTAAAGGGGATGTGGCTCACTTCCCGACGTTTTTTTCATAACCTGTTTGGATTCATTCCTTTTTTTCTTGGGACTGAAAAAGATAGAAGGATTATGACCGTTTATTATCCGGAGGAACAGGTTGAGTATCCGGTTGCTTACAGGGGAAGACCTGTTCTGGCTCAGAATGAAGACGGGCACCCCGCTTGTGTTGCCTGCGGTCTGTGCGAAATCGCCTGCCCTGCCTATTGCATACACATTGAACCCGGACAAAACACTGGCAAACAAAACCAGTATGAAAGATGGCCGGATGTTTTCAACATTGATTACGCAATTTGTATTTTTTGCGGAAATTGTGAAGAGGCTTGTCCTGAAGAAGCTATTTTTATGAGCGATGATTGTGAAATATCCATGCTGGACAGAAAAAAAATGCTTTACACCAAAGAGCAGCTTTTGACTCCGGTTGCTGATTTACAAAAGCGGATTGAATTCACCCGAAATATGTACGCTAAATGGAACTACTGA
- the nuoH gene encoding NADH-quinone oxidoreductase subunit NuoH, whose amino-acid sequence MWVDLIITLIKILFVFAVTVGFFAPVLTWVERKQSALMQDRIGANRADIMGFTVLGLFHIIADALKMFTKEDFIPEGANKVLHTISPIIALVPALLTFAVVPFGGQYTLFDTKVNLVISDLDVGLLFVFAIASLATYGYVIAGWSSNNNWSLLGSMRTASQMISYEVTMGLTIIGVLMVYGSMKLTEIGAIQEDFWRWGIFLQPVGFFMFLTASIAENKRIPFDAPEAESELVAGYFTEYSGLKFGMFFMAEFVEMVTIGAIMTILFLGAWHIPFLTTATLLSWFDFLGTTGSNLIVMLIHVGVFFAKVVFFIYLQMIIRWTLPRFRYDQIMKLGWKILLPLSLANILVTGLVILALN is encoded by the coding sequence ATGTGGGTCGACTTAATCATTACGCTGATTAAAATCTTATTCGTCTTCGCGGTCACCGTTGGTTTTTTTGCCCCGGTTCTGACCTGGGTGGAACGTAAGCAGAGTGCGCTCATGCAAGATCGCATTGGGGCAAACCGTGCAGACATAATGGGCTTTACAGTACTGGGTCTGTTTCACATCATCGCCGATGCGCTGAAGATGTTCACCAAAGAAGATTTTATTCCTGAAGGTGCCAACAAGGTCCTTCATACTATCAGTCCGATCATAGCTCTGGTCCCTGCCCTCCTGACATTTGCGGTTGTCCCTTTCGGAGGACAATACACCCTGTTTGATACAAAAGTTAATCTGGTCATTTCTGATCTTGATGTCGGACTTTTATTTGTATTCGCAATAGCATCATTAGCAACATACGGCTATGTAATCGCCGGCTGGAGCTCTAACAACAACTGGTCTCTTTTAGGTTCCATGCGAACTGCTTCCCAGATGATTTCCTACGAAGTCACCATGGGTCTTACCATCATTGGAGTCCTGATGGTTTATGGCTCGATGAAGTTGACTGAGATTGGTGCGATTCAGGAGGATTTCTGGAGGTGGGGAATTTTTCTCCAGCCCGTTGGTTTCTTCATGTTTTTGACAGCATCCATTGCTGAGAACAAACGTATCCCCTTCGATGCCCCGGAGGCAGAGTCGGAATTGGTCGCTGGTTATTTCACAGAATATAGTGGTCTTAAATTCGGAATGTTTTTCATGGCCGAATTTGTAGAAATGGTCACGATCGGTGCGATCATGACCATTTTATTTTTGGGAGCGTGGCATATTCCGTTTTTAACAACTGCCACTTTGCTTTCCTGGTTTGACTTTCTCGGTACTACAGGGTCAAACCTTATCGTGATGTTAATTCATGTAGGCGTGTTTTTTGCCAAGGTGGTTTTCTTCATTTATTTGCAAATGATAATTCGGTGGACACTTCCCCGATTCCGTTATGACCAGATCATGAAGCTGGGCTGGAAAATTCTTCTGCCCTTATCCCTGGCGAATATTCTTGTTACCGGGCTTGTCATCCTGGCGCTGAATTAA
- a CDS encoding NADH-quinone oxidoreductase subunit C: protein MPEEKIIERIKEHYGSSVIDSHSFRDNQTVTVKKDCGNEFFKFLRDDPELAFNFLMDITAVDYLSKKDERFEVVYHFYSLKYNHRLRVKIPVSLEDCSTESVTPLWKTANWYEREIWDMYGIKFRNHPNLRRILLYEEFKGHPLRKDYPINKRQPLIGPLN from the coding sequence ATGCCTGAAGAAAAAATTATTGAACGCATAAAAGAGCATTACGGTTCTTCAGTGATAGACAGTCACAGCTTCCGTGACAACCAAACGGTCACTGTAAAAAAAGATTGCGGTAATGAGTTCTTCAAGTTCCTGCGTGATGATCCGGAGTTAGCGTTTAATTTTTTAATGGACATTACTGCTGTGGACTATCTCTCCAAAAAGGATGAGCGATTTGAAGTGGTTTACCATTTCTACTCCTTAAAATATAACCATCGTTTAAGAGTTAAAATTCCTGTGTCGTTGGAAGACTGCAGTACCGAATCGGTAACGCCTCTCTGGAAAACAGCAAACTGGTATGAGCGTGAAATCTGGGACATGTATGGTATCAAATTTCGCAACCATCCAAACTTGAGGCGGATTTTACTTTACGAAGAGTTTAAAGGACATCCTTTACGCAAAGATTATCCTATCAACAAAAGGCAGCCCTTGATAGGGCCGCTGAATTAA
- a CDS encoding NADH-quinone oxidoreductase subunit A gives MLEEYIGAAIMFLMALGIACGMVAMTSLLGPKREFADKMEPFECGESQLVSPHQRFSVKFYLVAVLFVLFDIEAIFFFPWAVLFKRLGMFGFIEMLLFILILGIGLLYVWKRGGLDWE, from the coding sequence ATGCTTGAAGAATACATAGGCGCGGCAATCATGTTTCTCATGGCCTTGGGAATAGCCTGTGGCATGGTTGCTATGACATCCCTCTTGGGTCCCAAAAGGGAATTCGCTGACAAAATGGAACCTTTTGAATGTGGCGAAAGCCAGTTGGTTTCTCCTCACCAGCGTTTCTCCGTCAAGTTTTATTTGGTTGCCGTCTTGTTCGTTCTATTCGATATCGAAGCTATTTTCTTTTTCCCCTGGGCCGTTCTATTTAAAAGACTGGGCATGTTCGGTTTCATAGAAATGCTGTTGTTTATTTTAATTCTTGGGATTGGGCTTTTATATGTCTGGAAACGTGGCGGACTCGACTGGGAATAA
- a CDS encoding ABC transporter ATP-binding protein: MKNYKRLLILLSPYKKALILGSLCLIVASLTNLAVPLYIKKLVDVVMVDKNMALMNNLTLGIAGLFFIQLIFSTAHNYLFDLTEKRAITDFRIKLFKHLHTLSLSFFVKRRTGEIVSRMTNDITTIENIITDLPATLLQQSIRLFGGIIIITYMNWKLTGLILVLAPVLVIFARTFGRKLKKLSTEIQDKLAVSTTILEENISCIQVVKSFVREKLENERFGNALEDSFQSAKKRVIISSFFGPSIGFIAFSTSLILLWYGGREVILGAISPGELIAFILYATIIAGPMGSFARLYARVQEGIGASTRVFEIMDTKGEVRDQPDAKTMPRIEGKVEVDNIHFHYRNDQDVIKGINFIIEPGQTIALVGPSGAGKSTLVQLLHRFYDPVAGQIRIDGIPLESVQLASYWKQIGIVPQETILFGGTILENIEYAKQGADKEEIIEAAKAANAHNFIMETPEGYQTIVGEKGIRLSAGQRQRIAIARAILKDPRILILDEATSALDNESELLIQEALDRLMQGRTSFIIAHRLSTIHNADRIIVMDKGKLVESGNHAQLMEKEGLYYKLYTLKSLQLVEDAEVKNT, from the coding sequence ATGAAAAATTATAAAAGACTCCTTATATTACTTTCACCTTACAAAAAAGCGCTGATACTTGGTTCATTATGTTTGATTGTCGCGTCCCTGACAAACCTGGCAGTGCCTCTCTATATCAAAAAGCTGGTAGATGTAGTCATGGTCGATAAGAACATGGCGTTGATGAACAACCTCACACTTGGCATTGCAGGACTGTTCTTTATCCAGCTCATTTTTTCGACCGCTCATAATTATTTATTTGATCTTACCGAAAAACGAGCCATCACTGATTTCCGTATCAAACTGTTCAAACATCTGCACACACTTTCACTCAGTTTTTTTGTCAAACGTCGCACAGGTGAAATCGTTTCCCGCATGACCAACGACATCACCACAATTGAAAATATAATCACAGACCTGCCCGCAACTCTGCTGCAGCAATCCATCCGCCTTTTTGGTGGCATTATCATCATTACCTATATGAACTGGAAGCTGACAGGACTGATACTAGTGCTGGCACCTGTTCTGGTAATATTTGCGCGCACCTTCGGACGCAAGCTGAAAAAACTTTCAACCGAAATTCAGGACAAGCTGGCCGTTTCCACGACTATCTTGGAAGAAAACATTTCATGCATCCAGGTGGTGAAATCTTTTGTGCGAGAAAAACTGGAAAACGAGCGTTTCGGGAACGCGCTGGAAGACAGTTTTCAGTCGGCGAAAAAGCGCGTTATCATTTCTTCTTTCTTCGGGCCCAGCATAGGCTTTATCGCGTTTTCAACTTCGCTCATCCTGCTCTGGTATGGAGGACGCGAAGTCATTCTGGGGGCCATTAGCCCAGGCGAACTCATCGCTTTCATCCTTTACGCCACAATAATAGCAGGCCCCATGGGAAGCTTCGCACGCCTCTATGCAAGAGTGCAGGAAGGCATTGGAGCCAGCACAAGGGTCTTTGAAATCATGGATACGAAAGGAGAAGTCCGCGACCAGCCTGACGCCAAAACCATGCCGCGTATTGAGGGTAAAGTTGAAGTTGATAACATCCATTTCCATTACCGTAATGATCAGGATGTGATTAAGGGCATCAACTTTATAATAGAACCTGGACAAACCATTGCTCTCGTAGGCCCGAGCGGAGCTGGCAAAAGCACACTTGTTCAACTCTTGCACCGCTTTTATGATCCGGTTGCAGGACAAATTCGAATTGATGGAATTCCTTTGGAATCGGTTCAATTAGCCAGCTACTGGAAGCAGATCGGCATCGTGCCACAAGAAACCATTTTATTCGGCGGAACCATTCTGGAGAATATTGAATACGCAAAACAAGGTGCGGACAAAGAAGAAATTATCGAAGCCGCAAAAGCGGCCAACGCCCACAACTTCATCATGGAAACTCCCGAAGGATATCAAACCATAGTTGGCGAGAAAGGCATTCGTCTATCAGCAGGACAAAGACAACGTATCGCCATTGCCCGGGCAATTTTGAAAGACCCTCGCATTCTAATACTTGATGAAGCCACATCGGCCCTGGATAACGAGTCCGAATTGCTGATACAGGAGGCCCTGGACAGGCTGATGCAAGGCCGTACATCGTTCATCATCGCTCACCGGCTTTCCACAATCCATAACGCTGATCGTATCATTGTGATGGATAAAGGAAAGTTAGTGGAAAGTGGTAACCACGCACAGCTTATGGAAAAAGAAGGACTCTACTATAAACTCTATACGTTGAAGAGCCTGCAACTGGTCGAGGATGCGGAGGTAAAAAACACCTGA
- a CDS encoding 4-hydroxybenzoate octaprenyltransferase, with amino-acid sequence MFSKLAIIFSDIKIQHTVFALPFAVMSAFLAAGGMPETEKLVWIVVCMVGARSAAMAFNRIVDARFDAENPRTRERALPSGKVSVGNYWIFLVASSALFVFSAWMLNKLAFYLSPVALAIVFFYSLTKRFTAFAHFWLGLAISIAPVGAWVAIREEISFTSLLLGAAVVFWLIGFDILYSCMDVESDKLNRLHSIPQRFGVENALKIAFVSHAVMIVFLLVLSEPAVLLGPVYLGGVVLVAFLLIYEHSLVKKDDLSKVNMAFFNVNGIISIGLMAFVIVDCIWV; translated from the coding sequence TTGTTTTCTAAGTTAGCCATCATTTTTTCTGATATCAAGATTCAGCATACTGTGTTTGCATTGCCGTTTGCGGTGATGAGCGCGTTTCTCGCGGCGGGCGGAATGCCTGAAACTGAAAAGCTGGTGTGGATCGTTGTGTGTATGGTGGGTGCAAGGAGTGCGGCGATGGCTTTCAACCGTATAGTTGACGCACGCTTTGATGCTGAGAATCCGCGTACCCGTGAACGGGCTTTGCCTTCAGGAAAAGTCAGTGTTGGTAATTACTGGATTTTCCTTGTGGCCTCATCCGCATTGTTTGTTTTTTCAGCCTGGATGCTGAACAAGTTGGCGTTTTATCTTTCTCCTGTGGCTTTGGCAATCGTATTTTTTTATTCCCTGACCAAACGCTTTACGGCTTTTGCGCATTTCTGGCTGGGACTTGCCATCTCGATCGCCCCGGTTGGAGCCTGGGTGGCTATACGAGAAGAAATTTCATTCACGTCGTTATTGTTGGGGGCGGCAGTTGTTTTCTGGTTGATTGGATTTGATATTCTATATTCCTGCATGGACGTCGAATCGGATAAGTTGAATCGATTGCATTCCATACCGCAACGTTTTGGGGTCGAGAATGCTTTGAAGATAGCCTTTGTTTCGCATGCGGTGATGATAGTATTTTTGCTGGTGCTATCGGAACCGGCGGTTCTCTTGGGCCCTGTCTACCTGGGTGGGGTAGTGCTGGTAGCCTTTCTTTTGATTTATGAGCATTCATTGGTCAAGAAAGACGACCTGTCAAAAGTGAACATGGCTTTTTTTAATGTGAATGGAATCATCAGTATTGGACTGATGGCCTTTGTGATCGTTGACTGTATTTGGGTTTGA
- the mqnE gene encoding aminofutalosine synthase MqnE: MLFEFEDSSLKPIYEKVMTGTRLSFDDGVTLWGTHDFLGVGYMANIVRERLNGNKTYFIHNRHINPTNVCVLSCQFCAFGVKADHPHAYEKSLEQIFSDAEKYNGGDVSEFHIVGGLHPDYPFEYYLDLLKGLKERFPAVHIQAYTAVELEYLSRLGNLSISETLEALKEAGLGSIPGGGAEVFAKRVRRKICGDKITGEEWLKVHETAHHVGLKSNATMLYGHLETKEERSDHLVRLRELQDRTQGFVTFIPLAFHPENTVLNFLKTTPGQLDLRALAVSRLMLDNFPHVKAFWIMITPKIAQLAQSFGADDMDGTVVEEKIIHAAGAATDQIFHKDQIIQMIQESGRKPVERDTLYENVEEWQAEVAY, translated from the coding sequence ATGTTATTTGAATTTGAAGATTCTTCGTTAAAACCTATTTATGAAAAAGTAATGACCGGGACCCGCCTCTCTTTTGATGACGGAGTGACTCTGTGGGGGACTCACGACTTCCTGGGCGTGGGATACATGGCGAACATAGTTCGAGAAAGGCTAAATGGCAACAAGACTTACTTTATTCATAACCGCCATATTAACCCGACAAATGTATGCGTTCTTAGCTGTCAGTTTTGCGCATTCGGAGTCAAGGCCGATCATCCCCATGCTTATGAAAAGTCTTTGGAACAGATTTTTTCAGACGCAGAAAAATATAATGGGGGAGATGTTAGTGAGTTTCATATTGTTGGTGGCCTTCACCCCGACTATCCGTTTGAATATTATCTCGACTTGTTGAAAGGGCTGAAAGAGCGTTTTCCTGCTGTGCATATTCAAGCATATACGGCTGTGGAGCTTGAGTATCTTTCCCGTCTTGGCAATCTATCCATAAGCGAAACATTAGAAGCTTTAAAAGAAGCAGGTTTAGGCTCTATTCCTGGAGGAGGTGCGGAAGTTTTCGCAAAACGGGTACGGAGAAAAATTTGTGGTGACAAGATCACCGGTGAGGAATGGCTCAAGGTCCATGAAACTGCCCATCATGTTGGATTAAAAAGTAATGCGACGATGCTTTATGGTCACTTGGAAACTAAAGAGGAAAGATCAGACCACCTTGTGCGTCTGAGAGAATTGCAGGATCGTACCCAAGGGTTCGTTACATTTATTCCCTTGGCGTTTCATCCCGAAAATACAGTGCTTAATTTTTTGAAAACAACCCCGGGACAATTGGACTTAAGGGCTTTGGCCGTATCCAGACTGATGCTGGATAATTTCCCGCATGTGAAGGCATTTTGGATCATGATCACACCAAAAATCGCACAGCTTGCGCAGTCTTTTGGAGCGGATGATATGGATGGGACGGTTGTTGAAGAAAAAATTATACACGCGGCTGGAGCAGCCACGGATCAAATATTTCATAAGGATCAAATAATCCAAATGATTCAGGAATCTGGAAGAAAACCTGTTGAAAGGGACACTTTGTATGAAAATGTTGAAGAGTGGCAAGCCGAGGTAGCTTATTGA
- a CDS encoding transposase: MRKDYNETRPHSSLGYRTPLEFRKSVSGLPDT, from the coding sequence TTGAGAAAAGATTATAACGAAACCCGGCCGCATAGCTCATTAGGGTATCGAACTCCACTGGAGTTCCGAAAATCTGTATCTGGTTTACCTGATACATAA
- a CDS encoding amino acid-binding protein, translating to MNNWFMLALVGKDRPGIVAEVTHVLYEMKGNLGETSMVRLGGNFTIMLMVCIPEKKELIYEKLKPICDKLGLLFHLDEIDAALHQHIEADVRISIHGADQAGIVASATDVLYKAGFNILNLESDVGGNPQSPVYIMHIEGVAGKSYDDIEKALQRLAQENDVVARMTPIDTMLG from the coding sequence ATGAATAACTGGTTTATGCTGGCGTTGGTTGGTAAAGACCGACCGGGGATTGTTGCTGAAGTCACTCATGTATTGTATGAGATGAAAGGAAACCTTGGTGAAACCTCTATGGTTCGTCTAGGTGGTAATTTTACCATCATGCTTATGGTTTGCATTCCTGAAAAGAAGGAATTGATATATGAAAAACTTAAACCCATATGCGATAAATTAGGATTACTTTTTCATCTTGACGAGATAGATGCGGCGCTGCACCAACACATTGAAGCTGATGTCCGTATAAGTATCCATGGTGCTGATCAAGCTGGTATCGTCGCTAGTGCAACCGATGTTTTATATAAGGCCGGATTCAATATACTCAACCTTGAGTCGGACGTAGGAGGCAACCCACAAAGCCCCGTGTATATCATGCATATAGAAGGTGTTGCTGGTAAAAGTTATGATGATATAGAGAAAGCTTTACAGCGGTTGGCTCAGGAAAATGATGTTGTTGCACGTATGACCCCCATAGATACTATGTTGGGGTGA
- the def gene encoding peptide deformylase has protein sequence MALLNILVYPDDRLKIVSRPVKEFSDSLKKFVRDLEQTFRSYPGCVGIAAPQVGRPERIVLVDISHKPQHVNHGFLVLINPEITLYEGKSLGREGCLSVPDYTGKVERAKSITLKALNENGDAREYQMSGYEARAVQHEIDHLDGKLFLDRLVSKRNALRKRSESLT, from the coding sequence ATGGCTCTCCTGAATATTCTGGTTTATCCTGATGACAGGTTAAAGATAGTCTCCCGTCCTGTGAAAGAGTTTTCTGACAGCCTGAAGAAATTTGTCCGTGATTTGGAGCAAACATTTCGCTCCTATCCAGGGTGTGTGGGGATAGCTGCTCCACAGGTAGGCCGTCCTGAAAGGATTGTGTTGGTAGATATTTCTCATAAACCACAACATGTCAACCACGGTTTTTTGGTTCTGATAAATCCTGAGATAACTTTATATGAAGGGAAGAGTTTGGGCAGAGAGGGGTGCCTTTCAGTTCCAGACTATACTGGCAAGGTAGAGCGTGCAAAATCTATTACCTTAAAAGCGTTAAATGAAAATGGTGATGCGCGGGAATATCAAATGTCAGGTTACGAGGCTCGTGCGGTTCAGCATGAGATTGACCACTTGGATGGAAAATTGTTTCTAGACAGGTTGGTCAGTAAGAGAAATGCCTTGCGTAAAAGGAGCGAATCTTTAACATGA